Genomic segment of Arthrobacter antioxidans:
CGAAAGGGCTACCTGGGGGTCGTCCGCGGGTGCGAAGCCCGTGAACCATGCGTTGTCACCGGTCGTGGAGAACTCCGCGGTTCCCGTCTTGCCGGCCACCCGGACACCGGGTACCTGAGCCCCCACCGCCGTGCCGTTGTCCACCACGTTGACCATCCAGTCGGTGAGCTGGTCCGCGGTGTCCCGGCTGACCGACTGGCGCAGCGACTCCGGCTGGGGCGAGTCGATGAGCTCCAGGTCCGCGGCCCGGACCGACTTCACGAGCTGCGGTTTCATCTGCTGGCCGTCGTTCGCGATGGCCGCGGACACCATCGCCATCTGGAGGGGGGTCACCAGCGTGTCGAACTGGCCGACGGCGGACTGCGCCAGCTCGGGATCCGTCAGGTCCGACGGGAAGGTACTCGCGATCACGCGGGTGGGGATGTACATCTCCTCGCCGAAACCGAATTTCGCGGCCTGCTCCTGGATGGCCTCCTCCCCGAGGTCCAGTGCGATCTGCGCGAAGGGCGTGTTGCACGACTGTTCCAGCGCGAACTCCAGGTCCGCCGTCGTCCTGCTCGCGCAGCCGCCCGAGACGAAGTTCGGCAGGGTGTACTCGATCCCCGGGAACTCGAGGGCCGGAGGATTCGGGATCTGCGATTCGGCGTCGTACTCCCCGGACTCGAGGGCCGCGGCGGCGTCGATGAGCTTGAAGACGGACCCGGGCGAGACGAGGGCCTCGGTTGCCGGATTCAGGTAGATCGAGAGTCCCGGCTGCTCGGAGAGCCTCGCCGCGTTCTGTTCGATGACCGCCGTGTCATGCCCCGCCAGGAGGTTGGGATCGTAGGAGGGCTTCGAGACCATCGCGAGGATGTTGCCGGTGGAGGGCTCCATCACCACGATCGAGCCGCGCTGGCCGTCGGGGATGAGGTCGGAGGCGAGCTGCTGGATCTCCGGGTCGATCGTGAGCTCCACGGAGGCGCCCTGCGGATCGACGCCGGAGAAGAGGGTCACCACGCGGTCGTAGAACAGCGAACTGCTGGTTCCCGCAAGGATCTCCGACTCCGTCTTCTCGAGCTGCGACGACCCCAGGGAGAGGGAGTAGTACCCACTCAGGTGTGCGTACAGTTCCGGTTCGTTGTACACGCGCTGGTAGTTGAACTGGTCGTTCGAGGGCACGGACTCGGCGACGGCACGGCCGTCCACCAGGATCGCACCGCGCTGCCGGCCGAAGTCCTGGTACAGCTGGCGGCTGTTCCAGGGGTTGTCCTTGAGCTCCTGCGCCTGGAAGAACTGCACGTAGGTGAGGGAACCGAGGACGAGGGCGAACATGCTGATCGCCACGACCCATGCCCTGCGGATGGCCTGGTTCATCGGGTGGCCACCTTCGCGGTCCTTTTCTTCATGGGTCTGCCGTTGACCCCGAGCGCTTCGGGGAACGAGTCCTTCATGGGTGCCGTCGACACCGGACGGCGCGCGGACTCGGAGATGAGCAGGATCAGGGCCACGATGAGCCAGTTCGCCAGCAGGGAGGAGCCGCCGGCCGACATGAACGGCGTGGTGAGTCCCGTGAGGGGGATCAGGCGCGTGATGCCGCCGATGACCACGAAGCACTGTAGGGCGATGGTGAAGGAGAGGCCGCAGGCGAGGAGCTTGCCGAAACCGTCCTTGGTGCCGAGGGCCGCCCGGATTCCCCGGGAGACCAGGAGCACGTAGAGCATCACGACGGCGACGACGCCGATGAGCCCCAGCTCCTCTCCCAGTGCCGCGATGATCATGTCGCTGTTGGCGTACGTGACGAGGTCGGGACGCCCTGCGCCGAAGCCCGTGCCGGCGAGTCCGCCGTTGGCCAGGCCGAACAGGCCCTGCACCACCTGGTGGCTGCCGCCCGGCACGCGGTCGTAGACCTCCGGGGCGAAGGCATTGATCCACGAGTCGAACCGCAGCGCGACGTGGCTGAACAGTTCGAGGGCCACGAAGACGCCGACGCCGATCATGGCCAGGCCGATCAGTACCCAGCTGACACGGCTCGTCGCGACGTAGATCATGACCATGAACAGGCCGAAGAAGAGGATGGACGAGCCGAGGTCCCGCTGGAAGATCAGCACACCGATGCTCACGACCCAGGCGGCCGCCATGGGCGCGAGGTCCTTGAAGCGGGGGAGCTGGAGCGGGCCGAGCTTCTTGCCCGCCAGCAGGATCAGGTCACGATTCGTCGAAAGATACCCGGCGAAGAATATGGCGAGGGTGATCTTCGCGATCTCGCCCGGCTGGAAGGTGCCGAAGCCCACCGAGATCCAGATCCTCGCCCCGTTGATCTCCAGGCCGATCGGGGCCGGGGCGAGCGGCAGCAGGAGAAGGACGGCGCTGACGATCAGCGAGATGTACGTGAAACGGCGCAGCAACCGGTGGTCCCGCAGCAGGATCAGGAGAGCGGCGGCGGCGCCCATCGCGACGGCCGTCCACATGACCTGCTGTGATGCGACGGGGTCGATCTCCGGGTTGGCCTGCAGGGCCGACAGGTCCAGCCGGTGGATCATGGCCAGGCCGATCCCGTTCAGCGCCACCACGATCGGAAGAATGAGCGGATCGGCATACTTCGCCCGGAGACGCAGGACGATATGCAGGAAGAGGCTCATGAGGGTGAGGGTCAGCCCCTGGGTCCAGAAGAACTCACTGAACGCCTCCTCGCGATCGACGCCCGCCAGGTAACTGGCGGCTATGGCGACGGTCAGCGCGAGGAGGAGCAGGAGCAGCTCGACGTTGCGCCGCGACCGGGGCGCGGTCAAGACATCACTCATCTGCTGCACCTTCACATTCGACGGCTGGGGATGACACGGCGGGGGACGACGACGTCGGCTGCGGCGACGCGGACTCCGCGGCGGGACCGGACGAGGACGACGGGGACGACGACGGGGTGGGCCCCGCGGTCGGGGTGGCCGATGGAGACCCGGAGGGCTGCGGTGACGCCGTACCCGAGGGCGCCGCTGCGCCGGCTGTGGAACCGGCGGTCGGGCGCGGCGACGCCGGGGCCGTCGAGGAGGGTGCCGGGTCGCAGCTGACGGCTCGCAGTTCACTGCGCAGATCGCCGACGATCCGTTCGGCTTCCTCCAGGCTCGCGGCCGGCAGCGTGTTGGACAGCTGGGACCGCTGGTACTCGGGCAGGTTGGAGACGGGGATGTCCGTCACCTCGTACAGTTCGCTGAGGCTGATCGGCCCGATCCGCTGGGGGACCCCCGTGTAGATCGCGACGCGGTTCTCGGAGTCCGCCACGTAGTAGCGCGTCTGGGTCCAGGTGTAGCCCAGGCCGACGACGGCGATCAGGATGAGGCTCATGAGGGCGAGGGTCGCCGGGATGAACCAGCGCTTCTTCCGCGCCGGGGCCTCGTCCTCGACGTCGTCGCTGACCTCCGGCTCCGCCTTGTGGGTCAGCATCATCGCGGCGCGCCGTTCCGTGGACCGCTGGGTCACGATCGGGATCTGGCCCGTCTCGGTCGCGAGTGCCGCGGACCCCACGAGCACGTGGGGTCTCGTCAGCAGGTCCTGGCGGATGATGTCGGCGCGGATCGCCGCACCGGGCAGGTCGCCGTTCCGGTCGATCTCGTGGGAGGCCGCATCGGGGTCTGTCGGTGTGTCGCGTTCCCCGGCCGCCTGCCGCGCGGGCGGGATGGACACCGGCGGCAACGCGTCGTCGTCGTCCGCTTCGATGACCTCGACGACGGCGACGGTGATGTTGTCCGGGGAGCCGCCCGCGAGGGTCAGCTCGACGAGGGTGTCGACGCACTCGCGGATGCCCTTCGACTCGCGCATGACCTGCTCCACCGCGCGGTCCTGCAGGACCGCGTTCAGGCCGTCCGAGCAGAGCAGCCAGCGTTCGCCGGGTTCGGCGTCGAACTGCGCGAGGTCCAGCTCCGGGCTCGCGTCGACGTCGCCGAGGACCCTCATGAGGACGTTCTTGTGCGGGTGGGTCTCCGCTTCCTCGGGCCTGAGCCGCCCTTCCTCGATGAGGCGCTGGACGAACGTGTGATCCGTGGTGATCTGCTCGAAGACGCCGTCCTTGAGGCGGTAGGCGCGGGAGTCGCCGATGTGGGCGAGCTGCAGGGTGCTGCCCTCGAGCAGGATCGCCGTGACCGTGGTCCCCATGCCGGCGAGCTGCGGGTTGGTGGCGACGAGTTCGGACAGGAGCGAGTTCGCGGTCTGGATCTCGTCGGCCAGGTGCGTCCCGGCGTCGCCGTCGTGCGCCCCGTGATCGAGGTGGACGAGGTCGAGCACGGTGGAGGCCGAGGCCACGTTGCCGCCCGCGTGTCCGCCCATGCCGTCGGCGACGACGGCCAGGTAACGGCCCACGTACGCGGAGTCGTCGTTCTTCGCCCGCACCATGCCCACGTCGGAGCGGGCAGCGAACCTCAGGGCAAGCTGCACGCCTACGGCCTCAATTCGATGACCGTCTTACCGATCCGGATGGGGACATTCGGTTCGACGGGCAGTGCGCGCGTCAGTTGGGCTCCTGCGAGGTAGGTGCCGTTCGTGGAGCCGAGGTCCTCGATGAACCAGCGGCTGCCCTGCGGGAAGAGGCGGGCGTGACGGCCCGAGGCGTAGTCGTCCTCGAGCACCAGGGTGGCTTCCTGGGCTCGGCCGAGGAGGATGGGGCTCGCTGCGAGGTCGAGGCTGGTGCCGGTGAGGGGACCCTCGGTGACGACCAGGCGGCGTGCGGAGGTGCGTGCGGGGGGAGGTTCCTCCACGAGCTCGGGATTCTTGCGGATCTCGCGCGCCGTGGGTGCCCCCACCCTGTTGCGGCGTCCTACGGCGAGGTCGCGGCGCAGGGCGCCGACCGTGCTGAGGACGAGGACCCACAGCAGGATCAGGAACCCGAAGCGGAACAGGGTGACGGTGAGCTCTCCGGCCTCGCTCATCGGTGGCCCGTCCCGTCCTGTGTGGGGAGGAGATGGAACGTCATGCGGGAGCGTCCCATGGTGATCGTGGACCCGTCGGTGAGTTCGGCCTGCCCGATGACCCGTTGCCCGTTGACATAGCTGCCGTTGGTGGAGCCGAGGTCGACGGCGTAGATCCGGCCGCCCTGCGCCCGGATCTCGAGGTGGCGCCGGGAGACCCCGGTGTCGTCGACGAGGATGTCCGCTTCCGAGGAGCGGCCCAGGACGATGGAGCCGGAATTGATCGAGTACCGCTGCCCGTCCATCTCGAGGATCGGCTGGTAGCGCGTGGGCTGGCGGCGCGGGGCGGTGGGCGCGGACGGGCCCTGGGGGCGCTGGGCGGCGGTCTGCTTCTCGATGGAGGAATCGATCTCGAAGACGCCGGCCTTGAGCTCCGGATCGTGCTCGAAGGAGACGCGGACGGGTCCCTGGAGGCTGTAATGCTGGCTGTTCACATGCGCGATGACGACGTCGCACAGTTCTTCGGCGAGGGCGGAGCCCCACTGCTGCGCGAGCTCGAAATCGGAATCGGACAGCCGGGCGGTGAACACGTTGGGGGCGAGGGTGCGGCCCTGCGCGAGGACGAGGGACCGGTTGTCCAGTTCCTTGCGGAGGGCGCTGGCGATCTCGAGGGGCTGCACCTGGGAGCGGGCCCCGGTGGTGAAGGCTCCGCGGACCAGTTTCTCGAGTCCACGCTCCACGTTGTCGAGAATGCCCATCTTCCGCCTCCTCCCCCTGCCACACAGGTGTCCGGGCCCCGGTCAGCAGGGTGCTGAGGGGCGTGGCCCGGCCATGGTCATGGGAATGTCCAGCCGGGCATGTTCCATCCGATACTACTGGGAGCCTCTGCGAATGGGCTCCAAGCCGTCACGTCGAGGATTACTTTGTCCTAACGATCGTCCGCCGTCGCGGACCGTGCAGGTACGCCCGGGGGCCCGTCCTGGGGGGCGGTTTAGGTAATTGCCGCCGCGCTCCGTTATGCTTATCTCTGCTGTTCACAACACCTGCCGGTGCAGGTGTTGGAATCTCGAAATTGCGCGAGTGGCGGAACGGCAG
This window contains:
- a CDS encoding FtsW/RodA/SpoVE family cell cycle protein translates to MSDVLTAPRSRRNVELLLLLLALTVAIAASYLAGVDREEAFSEFFWTQGLTLTLMSLFLHIVLRLRAKYADPLILPIVVALNGIGLAMIHRLDLSALQANPEIDPVASQQVMWTAVAMGAAAALLILLRDHRLLRRFTYISLIVSAVLLLLPLAPAPIGLEINGARIWISVGFGTFQPGEIAKITLAIFFAGYLSTNRDLILLAGKKLGPLQLPRFKDLAPMAAAWVVSIGVLIFQRDLGSSILFFGLFMVMIYVATSRVSWVLIGLAMIGVGVFVALELFSHVALRFDSWINAFAPEVYDRVPGGSHQVVQGLFGLANGGLAGTGFGAGRPDLVTYANSDMIIAALGEELGLIGVVAVVMLYVLLVSRGIRAALGTKDGFGKLLACGLSFTIALQCFVVIGGITRLIPLTGLTTPFMSAGGSSLLANWLIVALILLISESARRPVSTAPMKDSFPEALGVNGRPMKKRTAKVATR
- a CDS encoding FHA domain-containing protein FhaB/FipA, translating into MSEAGELTVTLFRFGFLILLWVLVLSTVGALRRDLAVGRRNRVGAPTAREIRKNPELVEEPPPARTSARRLVVTEGPLTGTSLDLAASPILLGRAQEATLVLEDDYASGRHARLFPQGSRWFIEDLGSTNGTYLAGAQLTRALPVEPNVPIRIGKTVIELRP
- a CDS encoding PP2C family protein-serine/threonine phosphatase, giving the protein MVRAKNDDSAYVGRYLAVVADGMGGHAGGNVASASTVLDLVHLDHGAHDGDAGTHLADEIQTANSLLSELVATNPQLAGMGTTVTAILLEGSTLQLAHIGDSRAYRLKDGVFEQITTDHTFVQRLIEEGRLRPEEAETHPHKNVLMRVLGDVDASPELDLAQFDAEPGERWLLCSDGLNAVLQDRAVEQVMRESKGIRECVDTLVELTLAGGSPDNITVAVVEVIEADDDDALPPVSIPPARQAAGERDTPTDPDAASHEIDRNGDLPGAAIRADIIRQDLLTRPHVLVGSAALATETGQIPIVTQRSTERRAAMMLTHKAEPEVSDDVEDEAPARKKRWFIPATLALMSLILIAVVGLGYTWTQTRYYVADSENRVAIYTGVPQRIGPISLSELYEVTDIPVSNLPEYQRSQLSNTLPAASLEEAERIVGDLRSELRAVSCDPAPSSTAPASPRPTAGSTAGAAAPSGTASPQPSGSPSATPTAGPTPSSSPSSSSGPAAESASPQPTSSSPAVSSPAVECEGAADE
- a CDS encoding FhaA domain-containing protein → MGILDNVERGLEKLVRGAFTTGARSQVQPLEIASALRKELDNRSLVLAQGRTLAPNVFTARLSDSDFELAQQWGSALAEELCDVVIAHVNSQHYSLQGPVRVSFEHDPELKAGVFEIDSSIEKQTAAQRPQGPSAPTAPRRQPTRYQPILEMDGQRYSINSGSIVLGRSSEADILVDDTGVSRRHLEIRAQGGRIYAVDLGSTNGSYVNGQRVIGQAELTDGSTITMGRSRMTFHLLPTQDGTGHR
- a CDS encoding peptidoglycan D,D-transpeptidase FtsI family protein — protein: MNQAIRRAWVVAISMFALVLGSLTYVQFFQAQELKDNPWNSRQLYQDFGRQRGAILVDGRAVAESVPSNDQFNYQRVYNEPELYAHLSGYYSLSLGSSQLEKTESEILAGTSSSLFYDRVVTLFSGVDPQGASVELTIDPEIQQLASDLIPDGQRGSIVVMEPSTGNILAMVSKPSYDPNLLAGHDTAVIEQNAARLSEQPGLSIYLNPATEALVSPGSVFKLIDAAAALESGEYDAESQIPNPPALEFPGIEYTLPNFVSGGCASRTTADLEFALEQSCNTPFAQIALDLGEEAIQEQAAKFGFGEEMYIPTRVIASTFPSDLTDPELAQSAVGQFDTLVTPLQMAMVSAAIANDGQQMKPQLVKSVRAADLELIDSPQPESLRQSVSRDTADQLTDWMVNVVDNGTAVGAQVPGVRVAGKTGTAEFSTTGDNAWFTGFAPADDPQVALSIVMENVDIPTGQQLTSPSAKRLIEAVLNR